In Patescibacteria group bacterium, the genomic stretch AACTGCGCTTGTACGATTCTGCTTGTTCTTCCTCAAAACTTAAAGCACGCGCCAGAGCCCTCCCCAAAGCCTTACCACCAGTTGCTACACTACGCGTAAAGCCAATTTTTCCATTTTCAGTAATAACTAAGTCTGTGGTAGAGGAACCAATAGAAACCAGAAGAGTAGGAACTGCAGCTTTTTCACCACGCCCAACCAAAGCTCGAACCAAGGACACAGTCTCCGGCTCCAATGCCAAAATTTCCAGTCCCGCACCCTCCAAGATATCCAAATACCTGGTAACCAGGCTTTCCGGAGCAGCAACCAAAAGAACTTGCATTTTCTTAGAATTTTCCCCTTTAGAAACAATTTCTGAGTCAAAAACAGCAGATTCAACAGGGAAGGGAATGTA encodes the following:
- the pilM gene encoding type IV pilus assembly protein PilM encodes the protein MPEFFGLDIGSHSIKAVQVRRDDRGGVRLTHFSTYSTPSDAYGSQAEKHKKKLAEAVKNTMEEAGIKSSQVVASLPESKIFTRVIEMPKMSEKELKSSLEYEAERYIPFPVESAVFDSEIVSKGENSKKMQVLLVAAPESLVTRYLDILEGAGLEILALEPETVSLVRALVGRGEKAAVPTLLVSIGSSTTDLVITENGKIGFTRSVATGGKALGRALARALSFEEEQAESYKRS